One segment of Panicum virgatum strain AP13 chromosome 1K, P.virgatum_v5, whole genome shotgun sequence DNA contains the following:
- the LOC120639614 gene encoding uncharacterized protein LOC120639614 isoform X3 gives MGMIWVLFIMQLASHGTQAEETMQFVHHCDHTDLSDSQPISSQLNTVERSTECLASCEIKPVSVDSDNENIDANEETHLVIQDVPQCRICLDNEGDDLIAPCRCKGTQKYVHRSCLDNWRSTKVVAFLGMVVYRFYGDELREMFGYEEHPYAFYAMAISQIAVLAIVLVGLLYGFFIAIICGQRITERHYHVLAKQELTKEYIVEDLEGADQLPDLDPSHVTELKVLGLY, from the exons ATGGGTATGATTTGGGTGTTGTTTATAATGCAGTTGGCTTCTCATGGCACTCAAGCAGAAGAAACAATGCAGTTTGTACACCATTGTGATCACACAGATCTGTCAGATTCACAGCCAATAAGTTCACAACTAAACACTGTAGAGAGATCCACAGAATGTCTAGCCTCATGTGAAATCAAGCCAGTTAGCGTTGACAGTGACAATGAAAATATTGATGCCAATGAAGAAACTCACCTTGTTATTCAAGACGTTCCTCAATGCCGGATTTGCCTTGATAATGAAG GCGATGACTTGATTGCGCCCTGCCGTTGCAAGGGAACACAGAAGTATGTCCATAGGTCCTGTCTTGATAACTGGAGATCGACAAAG GTAGTTGCTTTCTTGGGTATGGTGGTATACAGATTTTATGGAGATGAACTGCGGGAAATGTTTGGTTATGAAGAGCACCCATATGCTTTCTACGCCATGGCAA TTTCTCAAATTGCAGTATTGGCTATTGTTTTGGTTGGTTTGCTGTACGGGTTCTTCATTGCTATAATATGTGGGCAGAGGATAACAGAACGTCATTACCATGTTCTTGCAAAGCAAGAGCTAACCAAG GAGTATATTGTAGAGGATCTTGAAGGAGCTGATCAATTGCCAGACCTTGATCCTAGCCATGTTACAGAGCTGAAGGTATTGGGACTCTATTGA
- the LOC120639614 gene encoding uncharacterized protein LOC120639614 isoform X1, translating into MGMIWVLFIMQLASHGTQAEETMQFVHHCDHTDLSDSQPISSQLNTVERSTECLASCEIKPVSVDSDNENIDANEETHLVIQDVPQCRICLDNEGDDLIAPCRCKGTQKYVHRSCLDNWRSTKEGFAFSHCTECRATFLLRANVPPDRWWLRLKFQLLVVRDHTLIFFIVQLVVAFLGMVVYRFYGDELREMFGYEEHPYAFYAMAISQIAVLAIVLVGLLYGFFIAIICGQRITERHYHVLAKQELTKEYIVEDLEGADQLPDLDPSHVTELKVLGLY; encoded by the exons ATGGGTATGATTTGGGTGTTGTTTATAATGCAGTTGGCTTCTCATGGCACTCAAGCAGAAGAAACAATGCAGTTTGTACACCATTGTGATCACACAGATCTGTCAGATTCACAGCCAATAAGTTCACAACTAAACACTGTAGAGAGATCCACAGAATGTCTAGCCTCATGTGAAATCAAGCCAGTTAGCGTTGACAGTGACAATGAAAATATTGATGCCAATGAAGAAACTCACCTTGTTATTCAAGACGTTCCTCAATGCCGGATTTGCCTTGATAATGAAG GCGATGACTTGATTGCGCCCTGCCGTTGCAAGGGAACACAGAAGTATGTCCATAGGTCCTGTCTTGATAACTGGAGATCGACAAAG GAAGGTTTTGCATTTTCACATTGCACCGAGTGTCGAGCTACATTCTTGCTTCGTGCAAATGTTCCTCCAGATAGATGGTGGTTAAGGTTGAAGTTTCAACTTCTGGTTGTTAGGGATCACACCTTGATCTTCTTTATTGTGCAGCTG GTAGTTGCTTTCTTGGGTATGGTGGTATACAGATTTTATGGAGATGAACTGCGGGAAATGTTTGGTTATGAAGAGCACCCATATGCTTTCTACGCCATGGCAA TTTCTCAAATTGCAGTATTGGCTATTGTTTTGGTTGGTTTGCTGTACGGGTTCTTCATTGCTATAATATGTGGGCAGAGGATAACAGAACGTCATTACCATGTTCTTGCAAAGCAAGAGCTAACCAAG GAGTATATTGTAGAGGATCTTGAAGGAGCTGATCAATTGCCAGACCTTGATCCTAGCCATGTTACAGAGCTGAAGGTATTGGGACTCTATTGA
- the LOC120647833 gene encoding uncharacterized protein LOC120647833 — MDIAGLPSDILVEVTASIATRSATPLSDIVNLRQSCKVFRDATAARKVGRCMAVHREWRLHWWDKARFLSVLRRCATSGNPEASYILGLEEFCNRRREASGLRHLLQAMEHGHAAAAYMIGMITLHDSLRSPGGAEQALERLDCFSSAPASAGPSRTRRGMASVRREAVSVMRRLTLRRWRMAEPPTPCANPWCGKVESKTAEAWDGDGDDERWFCSRTCWWKHEYCNFIDKI, encoded by the exons ATGGACATCGCCGGGCTCCCTTCTGACATCCTCGTGGAGGTGACTGCGAGCATCGCAACGAGGTCCGCGACGCCCCTCAGCGACATTGTCAACCTCCGGCAATC GTGCAAGGTGTTCCGCGATGCGACAGCGGCAAGGAAGGTCGGGCGGTGCATGGCCGTGCACAGGGAGTGGAGGCTGCACTGGTGGGACAAGGCGAGGTTTCTGTCCGTGCTCCGGCGGTGCGCCACAAGTGGCAACCCCGAGGCATCCTACATCCTTGGATTG GAGGAGTTCTGCAACCGGAGGAGAGAAGCAAGCGGGCTCCGGCACCTCCTCCAAGCCATGGAGCACGGACACGCCGCCGCAGCCTACATGATCGGGATGATCACGTTGCACGACTCGCTGCGCTCGCCGGGCGGCGCCGAGCAGGCGCTGGAACGCTTGGACTGCTTCTCCTCCGCGCCTGCATCCGCTGGCCCCAGCAGGACAAGGCGCGGGATGGCCTCCGTGCGCAGAGAGGCCGTGTCGGTCATGCGCAGGCTGACGTTGCGTCGGTGGAGGATGGCGGAGCCTCCAACGCCCTGCGCGAATCCGTGGTGCGGCAAGGTAGAGTCGAAGACGGCGGAGGCCTgggacggcgatggcgacgacGAGAGGTGGTTTTGCAGCCGGACTTGCTGGTGGAAACACGAGTACTGTAATTTTATCGATAAGATCTAA
- the LOC120639529 gene encoding uncharacterized protein LOC120639529, protein MDPAGPRAAADPAGSGAPPLQEFDGKGAPGGGAAEGSAPQPVVAGLGDLRVGITESSGQGEACLHPCNKKDIPQLTAEGATQHGDRVSLLPQAESLQAEAPCLTLGRDPNAVSVEKLHGGDSLSCGKVNIGTDLQPKPDAEHGEDRMGAARLGLDLNTVDSSDAAELNPFFPYKKLGQSKVSDPSECGSTTGAIEESESHRKWREMKQNGFLSSSHGKLVVPRPRGRPPKRKRDDEFKKNTSTQHSQANKFVKVAAPSGLLSGLNPGIINHVRNSKQVYSIIKAMVHSERLENENQPACTNRPGERGKEVSERIQDQKFGGGFMKCHFMMKDNNVMFHQALPTASQFLPQDDDNLKLQLSSAVTMSSDRTCSTSADDHASNHDYMTSLSVKAASVASQWLELLHQDIRGRLAALKRSRKRVRNAIHTELPYLISTEFPSNQENESCIANTSEAACTDKAVSEAHVARWKSLFVQMDRALQEEGKHLENWLKQVQEMQLNCDKGLKHMTCDAPPPGPMAELWKLKNLDISESEWAVQAAAASIYSTCNMVMRTENVPCF, encoded by the exons aTGGACCCCGcggggccgcgcgccgccgcggatcccGCCGGAtcgggcgcgccgccgctccag GAATTCGACGGGAAGGGAGCGCCCGGCGGAGGGGCTGCGGAGGGGAGCGCGCCGCAGCCGGTGGTGGCTGGACTGGGAG ATCTGAGGGTAGGAATTACGGAATCTTCGGGTCAAGGCGAAGCATGCTTACATCCATGTAACAAGAAGGATATTCCTCAATTGACTGCTGAAGGTGCCACACAACATGGAGATAGAGTGTCTTTATTACCCCAGGCTGAGTCACTTCAGGCAGAAGCTCCTTGTCTGACCTTGGGTCGTGATCCCAATGCAGTGTCAGTGGAGAAGCTGCACGGCGGTGATTCTCTGTCATGTGGTAAAGTGAACATTGGGACAGATCTCCAGCCTAAGCCTGATGCAGAACATGGTGAGGATAGGATGGGTGCTGCGCGCCTTGGATTGGATCTTAACACAGTAGACAGTTCTGATGCAGCAGAGCTCAATCCCTTCTTCCCCTACAAGAAGCTGGGGCAGTCGAAAGTCAGTGATCCATCAGAATGTGGCAGTACTACTGGTGCTATAGAGGAGAGCGAGTCTCACAGAAAGTGGAGAGAAATGAAACAGAATGGATTTCTTTCTTCATCTCATGGAAAGTTAGTGGTGCCTAGGCCACGTGGTCGACCCCCCAAAAGGAAAAGGGACGATGAATTCAAAAAGAACACCTCCACACAGCATAGCCAGGCTAACAAGTTTGTGAAGGTTGCTGCTCCTAGTGGCCTATTATCTGGGCTAAACCCTGGAATCATTAACCATGTGAGAAATAGCAAGCAAGTTTACTCCATAATAAAGGCTATGGTACACTCTGAGAGGCTTGAGAATGAGAATCAGCCTGCTTGTACTAATCGACCAGGTGAAAGAGGGAAAGAAGTCAGTGAGAGAATTCAGGATCAGAAATTTGGGGGTGGTTTCATGAAGTGCCATTTCATGATGAAAGATAACAATGTGATGTTTCACCAAGCACTGCCTACCGCATCACAGTTCCTTCCACAGGATGATGATAATCTTAAACTGCAGCTCTCATCAGCAGTCACTATGTCATCAGATAGGACCTGCAGTACATCAGCTGATGATCATGCATCTAATCATGATTACATGACTTCATTGTCAGTAAAAG CGGCCAGTGTTGCTTCTCAGTGGTTGGAACTACTGCATCAGGACATAAGGGGGCGCCTTGCTG CTTTGAAGCGCAGCAGGAAGAGAGTCAGAAATGCTATTCACACGGAACTACCTTACCTGATTTCAACAGAATTTCCATCTAATCAAGAGAACGAATCATGTATTGCGAATACTTCTGAGGCTGCATGTACTGACAAAGCAGTTTCAGAAGCACATGTGGCACGATGGAAGTCTCTCTTTGTCCAGATGGACAGAGCACTTCAGGAGGAGGGGAAACACTTG GAGAACTGGTTGAAGCAAGTGCAAGAAATGCAATTGAATTGTGATAAAGGCCTCAAACACATGACCTGTGATGCTCCACCGCCTGGACCAATGGCTGAATTATG GAAGCTGAAGAACCTGGACATTTCGGAGAGCGAATGGGCGGTGCAAGCCGCCGCTGCGTCAATCTACTCGACGTGTAACATGGTTATGAGAACTGAAAACGTGCCTTGCTTCTGA
- the LOC120639614 gene encoding E3 ubiquitin-protein ligase MARCHF8-like isoform X2 codes for MGMIWVLFIMQLASHGTQAEETMQFVHHCDHTDLSDSQPISSQLNTVERSTECLASCEIKPVSVDSDNENIDANEETHLVIQDVPQCRICLDNEGDDLIAPCRCKGTQKYVHRSCLDNWRSTKEGFAFSHCTECRATFLLRANVPPDRWWLRLKFQLLVVRDHTLIFFIVQLVVAFLGMVVYRFYGDELREMFGYEEHPYAFYAMAILAIVLVGLLYGFFIAIICGQRITERHYHVLAKQELTKEYIVEDLEGADQLPDLDPSHVTELKVLGLY; via the exons ATGGGTATGATTTGGGTGTTGTTTATAATGCAGTTGGCTTCTCATGGCACTCAAGCAGAAGAAACAATGCAGTTTGTACACCATTGTGATCACACAGATCTGTCAGATTCACAGCCAATAAGTTCACAACTAAACACTGTAGAGAGATCCACAGAATGTCTAGCCTCATGTGAAATCAAGCCAGTTAGCGTTGACAGTGACAATGAAAATATTGATGCCAATGAAGAAACTCACCTTGTTATTCAAGACGTTCCTCAATGCCGGATTTGCCTTGATAATGAAG GCGATGACTTGATTGCGCCCTGCCGTTGCAAGGGAACACAGAAGTATGTCCATAGGTCCTGTCTTGATAACTGGAGATCGACAAAG GAAGGTTTTGCATTTTCACATTGCACCGAGTGTCGAGCTACATTCTTGCTTCGTGCAAATGTTCCTCCAGATAGATGGTGGTTAAGGTTGAAGTTTCAACTTCTGGTTGTTAGGGATCACACCTTGATCTTCTTTATTGTGCAGCTG GTAGTTGCTTTCTTGGGTATGGTGGTATACAGATTTTATGGAGATGAACTGCGGGAAATGTTTGGTTATGAAGAGCACCCATATGCTTTCTACGCCATGGCAA TATTGGCTATTGTTTTGGTTGGTTTGCTGTACGGGTTCTTCATTGCTATAATATGTGGGCAGAGGATAACAGAACGTCATTACCATGTTCTTGCAAAGCAAGAGCTAACCAAG GAGTATATTGTAGAGGATCTTGAAGGAGCTGATCAATTGCCAGACCTTGATCCTAGCCATGTTACAGAGCTGAAGGTATTGGGACTCTATTGA
- the LOC120639614 gene encoding uncharacterized protein LOC120639614 isoform X4, with the protein MGMIWVLFIMQLASHGTQAEETMQFVHHCDHTDLSDSQPISSQLNTVERSTECLASCEIKPVSVDSDNENIDANEETHLVIQDVPQCRICLDNEGDDLIAPCRCKGTQKYVHRSCLDNWRSTKVVAFLGMVVYRFYGDELREMFGYEEHPYAFYAMAILAIVLVGLLYGFFIAIICGQRITERHYHVLAKQELTKEYIVEDLEGADQLPDLDPSHVTELKVLGLY; encoded by the exons ATGGGTATGATTTGGGTGTTGTTTATAATGCAGTTGGCTTCTCATGGCACTCAAGCAGAAGAAACAATGCAGTTTGTACACCATTGTGATCACACAGATCTGTCAGATTCACAGCCAATAAGTTCACAACTAAACACTGTAGAGAGATCCACAGAATGTCTAGCCTCATGTGAAATCAAGCCAGTTAGCGTTGACAGTGACAATGAAAATATTGATGCCAATGAAGAAACTCACCTTGTTATTCAAGACGTTCCTCAATGCCGGATTTGCCTTGATAATGAAG GCGATGACTTGATTGCGCCCTGCCGTTGCAAGGGAACACAGAAGTATGTCCATAGGTCCTGTCTTGATAACTGGAGATCGACAAAG GTAGTTGCTTTCTTGGGTATGGTGGTATACAGATTTTATGGAGATGAACTGCGGGAAATGTTTGGTTATGAAGAGCACCCATATGCTTTCTACGCCATGGCAA TATTGGCTATTGTTTTGGTTGGTTTGCTGTACGGGTTCTTCATTGCTATAATATGTGGGCAGAGGATAACAGAACGTCATTACCATGTTCTTGCAAAGCAAGAGCTAACCAAG GAGTATATTGTAGAGGATCTTGAAGGAGCTGATCAATTGCCAGACCTTGATCCTAGCCATGTTACAGAGCTGAAGGTATTGGGACTCTATTGA
- the LOC120639343 gene encoding pentatricopeptide repeat-containing protein At2g17140-like, producing MSSSPSAANLLALLRRNAASPAVALRLFLHLSSAASPPPPSSTSFLARLLAAQPAADALLPRLHRHIISFPDPCPHLLALLSCSDVLPLRLALPAFRSLRALASAPPPPTPVYNRLILSALRESRLDLVEALYKDLLLAGAEPDVFTRNLLLQALCDAGRMELAQRVFDAMPARNEFTFGILARGYCRAGRSFDALKVLDGMPSFNLVVCNTVVAGFCREGQVEEAEKLVERMRAQGLAPNVVTFNARISALCKAGMVLDAYRIFKDMQEEWQQGLPRPNQVTFDVMLSGFCDAGFVDEARVLVDIMRCGGFLRRVESYNRWLAGLVRNGRIGEAQELLREMAHEGIQPNSYTYNIIVSGLCKEGKVFDVRRVEDFIRSGVMTPDVVTYTSLLHAYCSKGNTAAATRVLDEMAQKGCAPNSFTYNVLLQSLWRAGRITEAESLLERMSEKGYSLDTASCNIIIDGLCRTSRLNVAMDIVDGMWQEGSTALGRLGNSFLSVVSDSSSRQRCLPDRITYSILIRALCKEGQFDEAKKKLLEMIVKDIPPDSVTYDTFIHGYCKHGKTSLAVKVLRDMEKKGCIPSTRTYNLLIRGFEEKHKSDEIIKLMSEMKDKGISPNVMTYNSLIKSFCERGMVNKAMPLLDEMLQNEIVPNITSFDLLIKGFCKMADFPSAQMVFDAALRTCGQKERLFCLMCTEVSTYGRWIEAKNILETALEMRISIQSFPYKQIIAGLCEAGEMDLAHSLLKMLIAKGYTFDPAAFMPVIDALSNKGKKQDADMLSEKMMEMAEFNDDLPNHSGKIIPGSWRHEHAKSGQSDWHALLHRDDSARTIMKITKRVRTGWGQRGNVYEHKQQQNDEFYVLENTG from the exons atgtcctcctccccctccgccgccaaCCTGCTCGCGCTACTCCGCCGCAACGCCGCCTCCCCGGCCGTCGCGCTCCGCCTCTTCCTCCACCTCTCATCCGCggcctcccctccgccgccgagctctACCTCATTCCTtgcccgcctcctcgccgcgcagcccgccgccgacgcactCCTCCCGCGCCTCCACCGCCACATCATCTCCTTCCCCGATCCCTGCCCCCacctcctcgccctcctctcCTGCTCCGACGTCCTCCCGCTGCGCCTCGCCCTCCCGGCTTTTCGCTCCCTCCGCGCGCtcgcgtccgcgccgccgccgcccacccctgTCTATAACCGCCTCATCCTCTCCGCGCTCCGCGAGTCCCGCCTCGATCTCGTCGAGGCGCTCTACAAGGACCtcctgctcgccggcgccgagccGGACGTCTTCACTCGCAACCTCCTGCTCCAGGCGCTCTGTGACGCTGGCCGCATGGAGCTTGCCCAGAGGGTGTTCGACGCAATGCCCGCCAGGAATGAGTTCACTTTTGGGATCCTTGCGCGCGGGTACTGCCGTGCGGGGAGGAGCTTTGATGCCCTTAAGGTACTTGACGGAATGCCGAGCTTCAACCTTGTGGTCTGCAACACGGTGGTCGCAGGGTTCTGCCGGGAGGGCCAGGTGGAGGAGGCTGAGAAGCTGGTGGAGCGGATGCGCGCCCAGGGACTCGCACCGAATGTTGTCACGTTCAATGCAAGGATCTCTGCGCTCTGCAAGGCCGGTATGGTGCTGGACGCCTACAGGATTTTCAAGGACATGCAGGAGGAGTGGCAACAGGGGCTGCCGAGGCCTAACCAGGTGACATTTGACGTGATGTTGAGCGGGTTCTGTGATGCTGGGTTTGTTGATGAGGCGAGGGTGCTGGTGGATATTATGAGGTGCGGTGGGTTCCTGAGAAGGGTTGAGAGTTACAACCGCTGGTTGGCAGGGTTGGTAAGAAATGGGAGGATTGGCGAGGCACAGGAGTTGCTGAGGGAGATGGCACATGAGGGAATCCAGCCTAATAGTTACACGTACAATATTATTGTCTCTGGATTGTGCAAGGAGGGCAAGGTGTTTGATGTGAGGAGAGTAGAGGATTTCATTAGGAGTGGGGTGATGACCCCAGATGTTGTGACTTACACTAGTTTGCTCCATGCTTATTGCTCAAAGGGGAACACTGCTGCGGCCACCAGGGTTCTTGATGAGATGGCACAGAAGGGATGTGCGCCAAATTCATTTACGTATAATGTTCTGCTGCAGAGTCTATGGAGGGCTGGTAGGATCACAGAGGCAGAAAGCTTGTTAGAGAGGATGAGTGAGAAAGGCTACAGTTTGGATACAGCAAGCTGCAATATCATTATTGATGGACTATGCAGGACTAGTAGATTAAATGTGGCAATGGATATTGTTGATGGGATGTGGCAAGAAGGAAGCACGGCTCTTGGCCGACTGGGGAATTCATTCCTTAGTGTAGTTAGTGATTCTTCCAGCAGACAAAGATGTCTTCCTGATCGAATCACTTATTCTATTCTGATTAGGGCATTGTGTAAAGAAGGGCAGTTTGATGAAGCAAAGAAGAAATTACTTGAGATGATAGTGAAAGATATTCCCCCTGATTCAGTTACATACGACACCTTCATTCATGGGTATTGTAAGCATGGAAAAACCTCTTTGGCTGTTAAGGTCCTTAGGGACATGGAAAAGAAAGGTTGTATCCCAAGCACAAGGACATACAATTTATTGATTCGGGGATTTGAAGAAAAACACAAATCAGATGAAATCATTAAACTGATGAGTGAAATGAAGGATAAGGGGATTTCTCCTAATGTGATGACCTACAATAGCTTGATTAAGTCCTTTTGTGAACGCGGAATGGTTAATAAGGCCATGCCTCTTTTGGATGAGATGCTACAGAATGAAATAGTTCCAAATATAACTTCTTTTGACTTGTTGATTAAGGGATTTTGCAAGATGGCAGATTTCCCTTCAGCTCAGATGGTTTTTGATGCTGCTTTGAGAACATGTGGGCAGAAGGAAAGGCTCTTTTGCTTAATGTGCACTGAAGTCTCAACTTACGGTAGATGGATAGAAGCCAAGAATATCCTAGAAACAGCACTTGAAATGAGGATCTCTATCCAGAGTTTCCCATATAAACAGATAATTGCTGGGCTCTGTGAAGCTGGGGAGATGGATCTTGCACATAGCCTTCTCAAGATGTTAATAGCTAAAGGATATACATTTGATCCAGCGGCATTCATGCCAGTGATAGATGCACTAAGTAATAAAGGAAAAAAGCAGGATGCTGATATGCTGTCAGAGAAAATGATGGAAATGGCAGAATTTAATGATGATCTTCCAAATCATTCTGGTAAGATTATCCCTGGAAGCTGGAGGCATGAGCATGCCAAGAGTGGTCAAAGTGACTGGCATGCTCTTTTGCACAG AGATGACAGTGCCCGCACAATTATGAAAATTACAAAGAGAGTGCGGACAGGATGGGGTCAAAGGGGCAATGTATATGAGCACAAACAGCAACagaatgatgagttttatgtaCTAGAGAACACTGGTTGA